CCCACGGTTACAAGAACAAGGAGTTTGCTGAAGATGCCCTGCGTGCAGTCACTGCTGACTGCTTTGACCACTTGGACATTGAATATGCAATCACTCACTACTTCTGTGTTTCCTGCCATGACACTGAGAGGTTTGACTTCATGGCATGTATTCAAGCCCTGCAGaactcctctcccccactccagAAACATGCCCTGTTACTATCCCTGTACTACCTGGCCAATAAGATTGAGTTGAAGAACTCGCTGAAGGAGTTGATTCCAGTATCAGCAATTTACAGTTGCATCATCGATCCTGTCCCAGTCGAGCGGTTACCCTACCAGGCGAACATCTCCTTTCTGCACAAGGAGATCTGCTTCTACCGCACCGTGCTCGGGCTGGACTACCAAGCCTTGAACAAGAgtgccaggttgattggccagcctACTTTTGTCCTCTCGGATGAGATCCAGACCAGGCTGGCAAGGGAGCTCACTGAGAAGGCTGTCTCAGAGGAGCTGCTAAGGTGGACGGAGAAGAATGTGCTGGTTTCCCCTAGAAACACCAAGTGGCTGCCCCTTCTTGAGACCCTGCCTGGCAGGCAGATTTCTGGAGCCTCCACCATCCGCTTGTTGGATGCCATGCTGGAGCAGTTTATGGATGATGCCTATCGGATTCAGAGGAAGATAGCAGAAATACTGAGGGGTGACTAACATAGCTAGAGGTCCCAACAGTCTAAAATAGTACAAATGGAGAAACCTCCCTCCATATCAAAGACCAATTTAGTGTCCTTCCTAGTGGGTGACATGGTTTAATTCCATAGTCTACAATGTAACCTCGGGGCATGCTCCCAATCCAGGTTGTTCTTGTGCAATGCTTTATATTAAGTCTAAAGTGTATCTGTTTGATCCCAAGAGCCTTGACTACCAAACTAGATTGGTCTGGAGATTAAATGGGCATGGAACCAAAAGTGAATCCTTGGCAATTCTATACCATTCTTAATTCACTGCAGCTGCATTAAATGGGCAGTGACAGTGCTGGATGCAAAGTTTTGTCTAAGCATACCACTAACATTTAATGCAActgaatgagtatgatttagaTATGGGTTTTTGTGTATGTGGTTATGCTATGTTATACTTCAAACATTACAACATCCTTCCCTGATTTATTAAAAGTAGTAATAGCTCCCTCCTGTAGATAATGTGGCAGTAAAGATCATCCTTCAAGACAATCAATGGCTATTTTTGGAAACCCAAGTATGAACTGATTTTGAGAACTACTGACACTCCTCTGAAATGAAGGTGGGTGAGCCTGACTCGGTCTCCTGTCTGCAGTTGGGGATGTGACACAACACTTCAATTTGTCTTTACTGTTGAACTTGAGCCCTTTTATTGAAAACATGTTGAGACAGTCCTTGAGCCCAGTATTTGGGAAGATGGGCTGACTGTACTGATGGCATTGCTTTGGATTTGCCTTGGTATTCCTCCCAAAGAACAAGGGAGGGTGGCTCTTGGGGAAAATTGTCACTTttgtgtgtgggagttggaggGTGAAGACCAGCAAAATTGGATTTGAAAAGGCAATGCCTGGTGTAGATGAAAATACATGATGTCTGACCGATTACAGGGATGTTTTATTGTCCAGGGTTTACAACCGAGTCCCCATTCCATGTGTTTTCACCAAAGGAATACCACTAAGACACAGTCCACACCATGTAGACTGGCCATGACCCATTGCTAACTGAATTCTCCATGGTTGTTTATTGTATAATCTTGGGATTTAAATTATTGTGCATGGGAACCCTAGTCAGAT
The window above is part of the Mustelus asterias unplaced genomic scaffold, sMusAst1.hap1.1 HAP1_SCAFFOLD_1969, whole genome shotgun sequence genome. Proteins encoded here:
- the LOC144489054 gene encoding interferon-inducible GTPase 5-like, translating into MDLEVERILKRFSEAMKDGGISKMAPLVKAERRRVECVTVHVAVTGTPRVGKSVFINSVMDFKDGTADAAPTDPTQQVAKPASYRRPGDPCCMFWELPNIEGVSFSPDGYLKALEVDRYVGFFILSSSRFTWEAVALANELRRIGKQVYFVRTNIDLDTHGYKNKEFAEDALRAVTADCFDHLDIEYAITHYFCVSCHDTERFDFMACIQALQNSSPPLQKHALLLSLYYLANKIELKNSLKELIPVSAIYSCIIDPVPVERLPYQANISFLHKEICFYRTVLGLDYQALNKSARLIGQPTFVLSDEIQTRLARELTEKAVSEELLRWTEKNVLVSPRNTKWLPLLETLPGRQISGASTIRLLDAMLEQFMDDAYRIQRKIAEILRGD